The following coding sequences are from one Helicobacteraceae bacterium window:
- a CDS encoding efflux RND transporter periplasmic adaptor subunit, with translation MRKALIVLIGIIFLGCEGKQDKAQDGAPQMPPIPVKIVTAQGGDLPIALEYPAKLVSSGFVEVRAKVGGALLSREYKEGARVDKDALLFIIDPAKYEAAKAAAQAAFNQASREYNRARQLFSSNAISEKDRDATLAAYESAEAALKNASLDLDYTRVKAPIDGFAGMTEHDAGNLISAGALLTTITKTDPLHAEFSFANIEKLKTQYAIENGSWANPVGVKVLVKSESGEEYPNEGKIDFIDASIDMNTGSVKARAVMPNPKGELMPGQFVRVALSGVVRKNAFRVPSEALLQTPEGKIVYVVENGKAVTRAVTLEGENDRFLIISAGLKEGDRIILNNLQKLRPGSPVIETPEQGL, from the coding sequence ATGAGAAAAGCGCTGATTGTTCTGATCGGTATAATTTTTCTAGGTTGCGAAGGCAAGCAAGACAAAGCGCAAGACGGCGCGCCGCAAATGCCGCCCATACCGGTAAAAATCGTTACGGCGCAAGGCGGCGATCTGCCTATCGCGCTGGAGTATCCCGCGAAACTTGTTAGTTCGGGTTTTGTGGAGGTGCGCGCCAAAGTGGGCGGCGCTCTGCTTAGCCGCGAGTATAAAGAGGGCGCGCGGGTGGATAAAGACGCGCTCTTGTTTATCATCGATCCCGCCAAATATGAGGCGGCGAAAGCGGCGGCGCAGGCTGCCTTCAATCAAGCCAGCCGCGAGTATAACAGGGCGCGACAGCTGTTTTCTAGCAACGCGATCAGCGAGAAGGATCGCGACGCGACTCTAGCGGCTTACGAAAGCGCCGAGGCGGCTTTGAAAAACGCCTCGCTGGATTTGGACTATACCCGCGTAAAAGCGCCGATCGACGGCTTTGCGGGCATGACGGAACATGACGCGGGCAACCTAATTAGCGCCGGCGCGCTATTAACGACGATCACCAAGACCGATCCTCTGCACGCGGAGTTTTCCTTTGCCAACATAGAGAAACTTAAAACCCAATACGCGATCGAAAACGGCAGCTGGGCTAATCCCGTAGGCGTTAAGGTTCTCGTCAAGAGCGAAAGCGGCGAGGAGTATCCAAACGAGGGCAAAATCGACTTTATCGACGCGTCGATCGATATGAATACGGGAAGCGTAAAAGCGCGCGCCGTTATGCCAAACCCCAAGGGAGAGCTTATGCCCGGTCAGTTTGTGCGCGTAGCGTTAAGCGGCGTCGTCAGAAAGAACGCCTTCCGCGTTCCCTCGGAAGCGTTGTTGCAAACGCCGGAAGGCAAGATCGTTTATGTGGTCGAAAACGGCAAAGCCGTTACGCGCGCCGTAACGCTAGAGGGCGAGAACGATCGCTTCCTAATAATAAGCGCGGGCTTGAAAGAGGGCGATCGCATCATATTGAACAACCTGCAAAAACTGCGCCCCGGCTCGCCCGTAATCGAAACGCCAGAGCAAGGTCTCTAA
- a CDS encoding TetR/AcrR family transcriptional regulator, whose protein sequence is MIIDRLLRSKLKKERRAEESQEERQYPNRNRFLEAAFDEFADRGFSKVGMREIIRKSGGSFSTVYKWFGCKEGLLAAALEHKMQSVAREFERVAEHFKDAPLEECLNAFAMELLGLMFNEKTARIHRLLISEGVKGDAKLGRRLAKAAIEGHMQILADYIQKQQEKGLLREGDPLVAAMRFVGCLKGSRHIRAIVTGEWETMDRSQTQALATEATRFFLYGFHA, encoded by the coding sequence ATGATAATCGATAGACTATTGCGTTCAAAGTTAAAAAAAGAGCGTAGGGCGGAAGAGAGTCAAGAGGAGCGTCAATATCCCAACCGCAACCGCTTTTTGGAGGCGGCGTTCGACGAATTCGCGGATCGCGGCTTCAGCAAGGTTGGCATGCGCGAAATTATCCGCAAAAGCGGCGGATCGTTCAGCACGGTTTATAAGTGGTTTGGTTGCAAAGAGGGGTTGCTCGCCGCCGCGCTGGAGCATAAAATGCAAAGTGTTGCGCGGGAGTTCGAGCGCGTAGCCGAACATTTCAAAGACGCTCCGCTAGAGGAGTGCTTAAACGCTTTCGCGATGGAGCTTCTCGGACTGATGTTCAACGAAAAAACCGCGCGCATACACCGCTTGCTGATAAGCGAAGGAGTCAAAGGCGACGCGAAATTAGGGCGCAGGTTAGCCAAAGCCGCGATCGAGGGGCATATGCAAATACTCGCCGACTACATACAAAAGCAACAGGAAAAAGGGCTGCTCCGCGAGGGCGATCCGCTGGTGGCGGCGATGCGCTTTGTCGGCTGCCTAAAAGGATCGCGCCATATTCGCGCGATCGTTACGGGCGAGTGGGAGACTATGGACAGGTCGCAAACGCAAGCGCTCGCTACGGAGGCGACGCGCTTTTTTCTTTACGGTTTTCACGCCTAA
- a CDS encoding TonB-dependent copper receptor — MHSTTFAFSAIFARKISYSVALAALFASSAQAHHEGHIDQNESIGDGADRNASVVSFEPIVITAPTANKALEVSLDPKKPQQPLPANDGASFLKNIPGVSVTRKGGTDGDPMFRGAAASRLNILLDGAHILGGCGGRMDPPTAYVFPESYDRVTLLKGPQSVIYGSGASAGSVLFERKRDEFGARAGAKATLALTAASFDRLDQYADIKAGNSDLYVQSVYSFAKSGDYEDGDGEKVHSKYERESVSAALGWTPDRNTLLEVSGIRSEAVAAYADRGMDGGAFDRENYAIKFDKSEIGKTLYEIKAQAYHNYIDHIMDNFSMRPNSGMGMVSNPDRKTEGGRLELTFLPADSLSLIAGADMEVNLHRGRSGAPQGSAMNPYDKNKFAKNVLFKDYGLFGELAWQADAENKLIVGARADAWEAEGKENALVAAGKKRDETLFAGFIRYEFGVLDNGLAYAGFGHSERAPDFWEVIKQSEKIASNYAAFNEIDPEKTNQFDIGFTYKSDRLQTFVSTFYNKATDYILIDAATRSIARNIDATTFGGEAGLDYRLSDSFKVSTSLAYTRGENDSDNKPLGQIPPFESRVGLDFDNGTFSAGAAWRYADAQTRYAKKQGNIVGQDIGSSKSFSIASLNVGYRLNKTAEIALGVDNLFDKTYAEFISKAGSNVAGYEQTKRINEPGRTVWLQARIALN, encoded by the coding sequence ATGCATTCGACAACATTCGCGTTTAGCGCGATCTTTGCGCGAAAAATATCTTACTCGGTCGCGTTGGCGGCGCTTTTTGCCTCTTCGGCGCAGGCGCATCATGAAGGGCATATCGATCAAAACGAGTCAATCGGCGACGGCGCGGATCGTAACGCCTCGGTCGTATCGTTCGAGCCGATCGTTATTACCGCGCCGACGGCAAACAAAGCGCTGGAGGTTAGCCTAGATCCCAAAAAACCGCAGCAGCCTCTGCCCGCAAACGACGGCGCGAGCTTTCTTAAAAACATCCCCGGCGTGAGCGTAACCCGCAAGGGCGGCACGGACGGCGATCCGATGTTTCGCGGCGCGGCGGCGTCCCGCTTAAATATACTGCTTGACGGCGCGCATATACTTGGCGGTTGCGGCGGGCGAATGGATCCGCCTACCGCCTACGTTTTTCCCGAATCATACGATCGAGTAACGTTGCTAAAAGGTCCGCAAAGCGTTATCTACGGCTCCGGCGCCTCGGCAGGTTCGGTGTTGTTCGAGCGAAAACGCGACGAGTTTGGAGCGCGCGCGGGCGCGAAAGCTACGTTGGCGCTAACGGCGGCAAGTTTTGATCGCCTTGATCAATACGCGGATATTAAAGCGGGCAATTCCGATTTATACGTCCAAAGCGTTTATAGCTTCGCCAAATCGGGCGATTACGAGGACGGCGACGGCGAAAAGGTTCATTCAAAATACGAGCGCGAAAGCGTAAGCGCGGCTTTGGGCTGGACGCCGGATAGAAATACGCTCTTAGAGGTTTCGGGCATAAGAAGCGAAGCGGTCGCGGCTTACGCCGATCGCGGCATGGACGGAGGCGCGTTCGATCGCGAAAACTACGCGATCAAATTCGATAAATCCGAAATAGGCAAAACGCTATACGAGATCAAAGCCCAAGCCTACCATAACTACATCGATCATATTATGGACAATTTCAGTATGCGTCCGAACTCTGGTATGGGTATGGTTTCCAACCCCGATCGCAAAACCGAAGGCGGACGGCTGGAGCTTACCTTTTTGCCCGCCGACTCGCTTTCGCTGATAGCGGGCGCGGATATGGAGGTCAATCTGCATAGAGGTCGAAGCGGCGCTCCGCAGGGATCGGCTATGAACCCTTACGATAAAAATAAGTTCGCCAAGAACGTCCTATTCAAAGACTACGGACTATTCGGCGAGCTTGCTTGGCAAGCGGACGCGGAGAATAAACTGATTGTCGGAGCGCGCGCCGACGCTTGGGAAGCGGAGGGCAAAGAAAACGCGCTCGTCGCCGCGGGCAAAAAGCGAGACGAAACGCTATTTGCGGGCTTTATCCGCTACGAGTTTGGCGTGTTGGATAACGGCTTGGCTTACGCGGGGTTTGGGCATAGCGAAAGGGCGCCCGATTTTTGGGAGGTCATTAAGCAGAGCGAAAAGATCGCCTCGAATTACGCCGCTTTTAACGAGATAGATCCCGAAAAAACCAATCAGTTTGATATTGGTTTTACCTACAAATCCGATCGGCTGCAAACCTTTGTTTCGACGTTTTACAACAAAGCTACGGACTATATTTTGATCGACGCCGCCACAAGAAGCATCGCGCGCAATATCGACGCTACGACGTTTGGCGGCGAAGCGGGCTTGGATTACCGCTTAAGCGATAGCTTCAAGGTTTCGACGAGCCTCGCCTATACGCGCGGCGAAAACGATTCGGACAATAAGCCTTTGGGGCAGATTCCGCCGTTTGAAAGCCGCGTTGGACTAGATTTTGACAACGGGACCTTTTCGGCGGGCGCGGCGTGGCGTTACGCGGACGCTCAAACCCGATATGCCAAGAAACAAGGCAATATCGTAGGGCAGGATATAGGAAGCTCAAAGTCGTTCAGTATAGCGTCGCTTAACGTCGGCTACCGCTTAAACAAAACGGCGGAGATCGCGCTGGGAGTCGATAACCTGTTCGATAAAACTTACGCGGAGTTTATCAGCAAAGCGGGATCGAACGTTGCGGGCTACGAGCAAACTAAACGGATAAACGAGCCCGGTCGCACGGTATGGCTTCAAGCGCGAATCGCGCTAAATTAG
- the polA gene encoding DNA polymerase I: MKTIEIIDAFGFFFRSYHALPKLTSSGGFPTGLLTGFANFIARLSKGGGDYIVFASESPEKTFRREIFEGYKANRKPLEEDLARQIPIALEWIEKSGFALARKSGFEADDVIASIATRAKNDGLFARVISGDKDMYQLIDDGRIAVFDPIKQREIDGAFCVEKFGVEPKDFIEFQAILGDSADNVPGVKGIGQKGAARLIVEYKTLENVYDNIARITPERTRRLLIEGKEAAFLSRKLVTLDLNAVDRLNYVDFAFPSDPIARIADELIKYDIRSALKRGEASRPIVAAPHKTRRENAAKTLTNQPFESVLIADEKTLFETIDRVAEGAIVAFDTETDSLDTRAARLAGFSFAWQEDKGYYAAVGHRYLGAPPQISLEAAKEAIKRLFAKAKIIGQNLKFDLHILNHTLGLSDLPFENDTLLIAWLIDPEKSIGLDKLAREYLNHETISFKSVTKGLNDFSEVELGAACRYASEDAVMTLRLYPILLNLLRTKDEAALKILREIELPFMRVLLELEDTGLEIDAPFFAALQTKMQEEIAYLTERIYELSGEYFNINSPQQLGVILFERLKLPSGKKTRTGYSTDESVLSALAADYPIAGEILSYRELTKLRSTYIEPLLAIAARSKRVHTHFSQIGTATGRLSSSEPNLQNIPTRTETGRQIRRGFVAKKDFLLLSADYSQIELRLLAHFSGDPTLIEAFKNRRDIHLETAKALFGDQAQAMRHVAKSVNFGLIYGMGRRKLSADVGISAEEAKRVIDDYFAKFPTIKSYIDSIKRNAHKYGFVSTLFGRKRYFDFEGAGDRFVAAFEREAVNTLFQGSAADLIKLAMLNLRRLFRGDDRIKMALQIHDELLFETREDFADEAARTIKLEMQNVYALNVPLEVSVSAAKNWAELK, translated from the coding sequence ATGAAAACAATTGAAATCATCGACGCCTTCGGCTTCTTTTTTCGCAGTTATCACGCTTTGCCCAAGCTAACAAGCTCCGGCGGCTTTCCGACGGGATTATTAACGGGTTTCGCCAACTTTATCGCTCGCCTATCAAAGGGCGGCGGCGATTATATTGTTTTTGCGTCCGAAAGTCCCGAAAAGACCTTTCGGCGCGAGATATTCGAGGGTTACAAAGCCAATCGCAAACCGCTGGAAGAGGATCTGGCGCGCCAGATTCCGATCGCGCTAGAGTGGATCGAAAAATCGGGCTTCGCGCTCGCGCGCAAAAGCGGCTTTGAAGCCGACGACGTTATCGCCTCGATCGCTACGCGGGCAAAAAACGACGGATTATTCGCGCGCGTAATTAGCGGCGATAAAGATATGTATCAACTGATCGACGACGGGCGAATCGCGGTTTTTGATCCGATCAAGCAAAGAGAGATAGACGGCGCGTTTTGCGTGGAAAAGTTCGGCGTGGAACCAAAGGATTTTATCGAGTTTCAAGCGATTCTAGGCGACTCCGCCGACAACGTGCCGGGCGTAAAAGGCATTGGTCAAAAGGGCGCGGCGAGACTGATCGTCGAATACAAAACGCTGGAGAACGTTTACGACAACATAGCGCGGATTACGCCCGAAAGAACGCGGCGACTGTTGATCGAGGGGAAAGAGGCGGCGTTTTTATCGCGCAAGCTGGTAACGCTGGATCTAAACGCCGTCGATCGGTTGAACTACGTCGATTTCGCGTTTCCGTCCGATCCTATCGCGCGAATCGCGGACGAGCTTATTAAATACGATATTAGATCGGCGTTAAAACGCGGCGAAGCGAGCCGTCCGATCGTAGCCGCGCCTCATAAAACTCGCCGCGAAAACGCCGCGAAAACGCTAACGAATCAGCCCTTTGAAAGCGTTCTGATCGCGGACGAAAAAACGCTGTTTGAAACGATCGACAGGGTTGCCGAAGGCGCGATCGTCGCCTTTGACACGGAAACCGACAGCCTCGATACGCGCGCGGCGCGATTGGCGGGCTTTAGCTTCGCTTGGCAAGAGGACAAAGGCTACTACGCCGCCGTCGGGCATCGCTATTTGGGCGCGCCGCCGCAAATATCGCTAGAAGCCGCGAAAGAGGCGATCAAAAGGCTGTTTGCCAAGGCTAAGATCATCGGGCAAAATCTTAAATTCGATCTGCATATCCTAAACCATACGCTAGGTCTTAGCGATCTGCCGTTTGAAAACGACACGCTTTTGATCGCGTGGCTGATCGATCCCGAAAAATCAATCGGACTTGACAAGTTGGCGCGGGAGTATCTAAACCATGAGACAATCAGCTTCAAAAGCGTTACGAAGGGCTTAAACGATTTTAGCGAGGTCGAGCTTGGCGCCGCTTGCCGTTACGCGAGCGAAGACGCGGTTATGACGTTAAGGCTCTATCCGATTTTGCTAAATCTGCTACGGACAAAAGACGAGGCGGCTCTGAAGATATTGCGCGAAATTGAACTGCCGTTTATGCGGGTTTTATTGGAGCTAGAGGATACGGGGCTGGAGATCGACGCGCCGTTTTTCGCCGCCTTGCAAACGAAAATGCAAGAGGAGATCGCCTATTTAACGGAGCGCATTTACGAGCTATCGGGCGAATATTTCAACATCAACTCCCCTCAACAGCTTGGCGTTATACTATTCGAGCGGCTAAAATTGCCTAGCGGCAAAAAGACGAGAACGGGCTACAGCACGGACGAATCTGTGCTGTCCGCTTTGGCGGCGGATTATCCGATCGCTGGCGAGATTTTGAGTTACCGCGAATTAACCAAGCTGCGATCAACCTATATCGAGCCGCTTTTGGCGATCGCCGCGCGCTCGAAGCGCGTTCATACGCACTTTTCGCAAATTGGCACGGCGACGGGCAGATTAAGCTCCAGCGAACCGAATCTGCAGAATATCCCGACGCGCACGGAAACGGGACGGCAGATACGGCGCGGTTTCGTAGCCAAAAAAGACTTTTTGCTACTTAGCGCCGATTACTCCCAGATTGAGTTGCGATTATTGGCGCATTTTAGCGGCGATCCGACGCTAATCGAAGCGTTCAAAAACCGCCGCGACATTCATTTGGAAACCGCCAAAGCGCTCTTTGGCGATCAGGCGCAAGCTATGCGGCACGTCGCCAAAAGCGTCAATTTCGGGCTGATCTACGGTATGGGGCGGCGCAAGCTCTCCGCCGACGTGGGCATTAGCGCCGAAGAGGCGAAAAGGGTGATCGACGACTACTTCGCAAAGTTTCCGACGATTAAATCGTATATCGATTCGATCAAGCGTAACGCGCATAAATACGGCTTTGTCTCCACGCTGTTCGGACGCAAGCGTTATTTTGATTTCGAGGGCGCGGGCGATCGGTTTGTCGCCGCGTTCGAGCGCGAAGCGGTCAATACGCTGTTTCAAGGAAGCGCGGCGGATCTGATCAAGCTCGCGATGCTAAATCTACGCCGCCTTTTTCGCGGCGACGATCGAATAAAAATGGCGTTGCAAATTCACGACGAGCTGCTCTTTGAAACGCGGGAGGATTTTGCGGACGAAGCGGCGAGAACTATCAAACTCGAAATGCAAAACGTTTACGCGCTAAACGTGCCGCTGGAGGTTTCGGTTTCGGCGGCGAAAAATTGGGCGGAGTTGAAATAA
- a CDS encoding phosphatidylglycerol lysyltransferase domain-containing protein, with amino-acid sequence MVSLTIKEYQLIPFTIEAKEIMERYLSFVQTEASDYTFAQNYVWLSYSSGFYAIVKDAFCLFLLSGEELTMLLPPLGSKDRVNDALIECFAIMNEHNSSIYYSRIDYVCEFFLQGFVDYLEKGAEIFEIFENFLVEKKYADYIYLADDLIELKGNAFHAKRNEINKFRKTYPNTTIEILEPQKHGEAINELLNRWIANRMRYLPKDQTEQFLDGISHERFAIRRILKRYRELSLIGIVLKMGEDTVGFTVGEKLGETSASVLIEKTDFDVLGSAQYIFREFCKILKAEYNCIYINVGDDMGFENLRKVKLSYRPYKLATKYAIYQK; translated from the coding sequence ATGGTATCGCTTACTATCAAAGAATATCAACTGATCCCTTTTACCATCGAAGCTAAAGAGATTATGGAGCGCTATCTCTCCTTTGTTCAGACAGAGGCGAGCGACTATACTTTCGCCCAAAATTACGTATGGTTGAGCTACTCCAGCGGTTTTTACGCGATCGTGAAAGACGCGTTCTGTCTTTTTTTGCTAAGCGGCGAAGAGCTGACTATGCTTCTGCCTCCGCTTGGGAGTAAAGATCGCGTCAACGACGCGCTGATCGAGTGTTTCGCCATTATGAACGAGCATAACAGCTCGATCTACTATTCGCGCATAGATTACGTTTGCGAGTTCTTTTTGCAGGGTTTTGTCGATTATTTGGAAAAGGGCGCGGAGATTTTTGAAATTTTTGAAAATTTCCTCGTGGAAAAAAAATACGCCGATTATATCTATCTCGCAGACGATCTCATCGAGCTTAAAGGCAACGCGTTCCACGCTAAGCGCAACGAAATCAACAAGTTTCGCAAAACCTACCCGAACACGACGATCGAAATCCTAGAACCGCAAAAGCACGGCGAGGCGATCAACGAGCTTTTGAACCGCTGGATTGCCAACCGCATGCGATACCTGCCCAAAGATCAAACCGAACAGTTTTTAGACGGCATTAGCCACGAACGCTTTGCGATCAGGCGGATATTGAAACGCTATCGCGAGCTTTCGCTGATTGGAATCGTTTTGAAAATGGGCGAGGACACGGTTGGCTTCACCGTCGGGGAGAAGCTCGGCGAAACAAGCGCGAGCGTGCTGATTGAAAAAACCGATTTCGACGTGTTGGGCAGCGCGCAATACATTTTTCGCGAATTTTGCAAGATATTAAAAGCCGAATATAACTGTATCTATATCAACGTGGGCGACGATATGGGCTTTGAAAATCTGCGAAAAGTCAAACTTTCTTATCGCCCATATAAACTCGCGACAAAATACGCGATCTATCAAAAATAA
- a CDS encoding 6-carboxytetrahydropterin synthase, producing the protein MIIRKMFTFENAHIVRGSVSKKCALSLHGHSYKIETLLWADRFKTGEIALDFTRVKELFGWFIDSFDHSVAIWNKDKSAYIEAMKAHSDRWVVMPVNPSAEQFARVIFWFARRALKGEKNIDVNSVIVHETQSSYAQAFKEDITNPKMGVIKYEDFSFSEAVRKDWKKRDRFEKLFLDLS; encoded by the coding sequence ATGATTATAAGAAAAATGTTTACGTTTGAAAACGCGCATATCGTCCGCGGATCGGTTAGTAAAAAGTGCGCGCTAAGCCTTCATGGACATAGTTATAAAATTGAGACGTTGCTTTGGGCGGACAGATTTAAAACGGGCGAGATCGCGCTTGATTTTACCAGAGTTAAAGAGTTGTTCGGCTGGTTTATAGACAGTTTCGATCATAGCGTCGCGATTTGGAATAAAGATAAAAGCGCGTATATCGAGGCTATGAAAGCGCATAGCGATCGATGGGTCGTTATGCCCGTCAATCCAAGCGCGGAGCAGTTTGCCAGAGTTATATTTTGGTTTGCGCGGCGCGCGCTAAAGGGCGAAAAAAATATCGACGTGAACAGCGTGATCGTTCATGAAACGCAAAGCTCCTACGCCCAAGCGTTTAAAGAGGATATAACAAATCCAAAAATGGGCGTTATAAAATATGAAGATTTTAGTTTTTCGGAAGCGGTTAGAAAAGACTGGAAAAAACGCGATCGTTTTGAAAAATTATTTTTAGATTTATCTTAA
- the ruvC gene encoding crossover junction endodeoxyribonuclease RuvC → MVILGIDPGTVKCGYSLLNVESKKMSLIEAGFIKIAPNPLVAQLPELIEGLDVIFKNYRIDEAAVEDVFFAYNPKTVLKLAQFRGAILLKLIQDFGVFHEYTPLQVKKSVTGKGKANKEQVAYMVKVLLGIKREIKPLDITDAIAVAITHAQRTAIRK, encoded by the coding sequence GTGGTGATCTTGGGCATCGATCCTGGGACGGTCAAGTGCGGTTACTCGCTTTTGAACGTTGAATCGAAAAAGATGAGTTTGATTGAAGCCGGTTTTATTAAAATCGCTCCCAACCCTCTTGTGGCGCAACTTCCAGAACTTATAGAAGGATTAGACGTAATTTTTAAGAATTACAGAATTGACGAAGCGGCAGTCGAGGACGTGTTCTTTGCCTATAATCCAAAGACAGTTTTAAAACTAGCCCAATTTCGCGGCGCGATTTTACTAAAGCTAATTCAGGATTTTGGAGTTTTTCACGAATATACCCCGCTGCAAGTGAAAAAGTCGGTAACGGGCAAAGGCAAGGCGAATAAAGAACAGGTGGCATATATGGTTAAGGTTCTTTTAGGCATAAAACGCGAGATTAAACCGCTCGATATAACCGACGCGATCGCCGTAGCCATAACGCACGCGCAACGAACGGCAATAAGGAAGTAG